In the Marinobacter sp. MDS2 genome, CAACTTTTTAAAGAGCGTTTGAGCTGCTGCTCAATCAAGGCCGCGAATTATACATCGTCTCGCCACCTTGTCAACCGTTAATTTTAACCGCTGTTTTCGTCTTCGAAAACGGCCGAAAAACTCACCGGCGTTACTGCTAAATCGTGGGGCGCATTCTACACTGAACCGCCACCCTGTCAACTGCTTTTTGAAGAATCTTTAAAACGTTTTCTTCAGAACTTTCAAGCAGTTACCGCTTCGGTACTGGCCGTGTTTAGTGGCTAGCCCCTCAAGCGAGATGCGCATTCTACAGACATCCCTGAGGGTGTCAACGGGCGATCTGAAATTTTCTCAAACTTTTCCAAATCGCCCACTTTCGGCCCTCAATAACGTGCTCTAGAGCTCCACCTTAACTTTACTCACGATGGCGACTGCACGCGCCCTGGCATCTTCAATTGTGGAGCCATGCGCAAGAGCCACCCCCATACGCCTTCTTCCTTTAAGCTCTGGCTTACCAAACAGCCGAATCTGGGTATCCGGCTCAGAAAGCGCCTCAGCCAACCCACTATAAGAGACGGACGTTGAATCACCTTCCGGAAGGATCACAGCGGATGCAGTCGCCCCTTTTTGTCGGATCGCCGGAACAGGCATACCCAATATTGCCCTAGCATGCAGGGCAAACTCTGACAGGTCCTGCGACATCAGCGTGACCAAACCGGTGTCGTGGGGGCGTGGCGATACTTCCGAAAACCAAACATCATCGCCTTTTACAAAGAGCTCAACACCATAGATGCCGTACCCACCGAGATCATTCACAACCGATCGTGCAATTTCGGTGGCACGTTCGAACGCTTTAACGGACATCGGATGGGGCTGCCAGGACTCCCGGTAGTCACCATCTTCCTGCAAATGACCTATAGGATCGCAGAACGAAATTCCATCGCGGTGCTTCACGGTCAACAGGGTAATTTCGTAATCGAAATCAACAAAACCCTCTACAATCACCCGACCACGGCCTGCCCTGCCGCCGCTTTGAGCGTATTCCCACGCGGACTCGATATCACTTTCGGTTTTTACGGTACTTTGCCCTTTGCCGGACGAGCTCATTACGGGCTTAACCACCAAGGGCATGCCAACTTCTTTTACCGCTGCCAAATATTCCTCGCGAGTACCTGCAAAGCGGTATGGCGATGTCGGCACTTTTAACTCTTCAGCGGCCAAACGGCGAATACCTTCCCTATTCATCGTTAGGTGCACAGCTCGAGCCGTGGGCACCACTCGATAGCCCTCTTCCTCCAGCTTCACCAACTCTGCGGTAGCAATCGCTTCAATTTCGGGCACGATCAGGTCAGGCTTCTCCAGCTCAACAATTTGCCTTAGCGCTGCGCCATCCAACATATCCACAACATGGCTGCGGTGCGCAACCTGCATGGCCGGCGCGTTCGCATACCGATCGATGGCAATTACTTCCACGCCAAACCGCTGGAGCTCAATAACAACCTCTTTACCCAACTCTCCTGAGCCACAAAACAAAACGCGCGTAGCGTTTGGAGTTAATGGGGTGCCGATACGCACGACATCGCCGGTTTCAGTCATTCCCGTTTACTTCCCGTTATTTAGATTTGAAATTTCTCTTCACGCTCGGCAACGCTTTTAAGCACTTCCCGCCGTTCGTCATCGGTCATGGAACTCCAGCGCAGGATCTCGTCGCCGGTTCGCTGACAGCCAATACAGATGTCATCGTCATTCAGTGCGCACACAGACACGCAGGGTGACCGCACTTTATCGCCAACTTTCATCGCTGTAGATCAACCTCTTTCAGCTTCGCTTGATAGCGCTGTGCGTTGTGCACGTAATGAAGCGCACCGATCTCCAACATCTTTTTCTGGTTGTCGGTCAGCTCCCGGCGAATCTTACCGGGCGAGCCTACCACCATCGAACCATCAGGAATCTCCATCCCTTCCGGTATCAGGGTGTTCGCGCCGATCAGGCAATGCTTGCCAATTTTGGCCCCATTCAAAACGACGGCATTAATGCCGATAAGCGAGTAATCCCCTACTTCGCAACCGTGCAGCATTGCCTTATGACCCACCGTCACCCCACGGCCAAGCGTGAGAGGAATACCCGGATCAGTATGCAGAACGGATCCATCTTGTACATTGGTCTCGGGGCCAATGGTGATCAATTCATTGTCACCCCGTATCACCACATTGAACCAAACACTGGACTTTTCCATCAGTTTAACGCTGCCGATAACGGTCGCGTTGTCGGCGACAAACTGTTCGCCCCCGCAGTACTCTGGCGTACGCTCATCAAGACTGTAAAACATCTCTCACTCCATTTGATTCAACGTGGTGGCTCAAGAATATCGATTTCAGCATCGTAAACCGTATTCAAAAAATCGACTAACACAATTGCGGACAGCCCCCAAATCTGGAAACGGTCCCACTTATAACAGGGCACATACAACGTGCTGTTCTGAAAACCGAGCGCATCAGTACGCTCCCGCTTGTCTTCCAGAAAAAAATCAATGGGTACCCGAAAGACACTCTCAATTTCATCGGGGTTGGGCTCGTAAGCGTGCTTTTCCGGGACGACACCCACATAGGGCGTGACAAGAATCCGATGAAGGGAAACCACCTGGCTCAACGGTGCAATCACGTTTACCTGATCCGGTGGCAGACCAATTTCCTCGTGAGTTTCCCGCAAGGCGGTCGCAGCGAGTGACGAATCTTCCGGATCACGCTTGCCGCCCGGATAGGCCACTTGGCCTCGATGA is a window encoding:
- the purT gene encoding formate-dependent phosphoribosylglycinamide formyltransferase, with protein sequence MTETGDVVRIGTPLTPNATRVLFCGSGELGKEVVIELQRFGVEVIAIDRYANAPAMQVAHRSHVVDMLDGAALRQIVELEKPDLIVPEIEAIATAELVKLEEEGYRVVPTARAVHLTMNREGIRRLAAEELKVPTSPYRFAGTREEYLAAVKEVGMPLVVKPVMSSSGKGQSTVKTESDIESAWEYAQSGGRAGRGRVIVEGFVDFDYEITLLTVKHRDGISFCDPIGHLQEDGDYRESWQPHPMSVKAFERATEIARSVVNDLGGYGIYGVELFVKGDDVWFSEVSPRPHDTGLVTLMSQDLSEFALHARAILGMPVPAIRQKGATASAVILPEGDSTSVSYSGLAEALSEPDTQIRLFGKPELKGRRRMGVALAHGSTIEDARARAVAIVSKVKVEL
- a CDS encoding DUF1289 domain-containing protein, giving the protein MKVGDKVRSPCVSVCALNDDDICIGCQRTGDEILRWSSMTDDERREVLKSVAEREEKFQI
- a CDS encoding CoA pyrophosphatase → MQDLLQEKLLNYAPRQLALDYPEAGILVPITDNARNPEMIFTLRSANLKTHRGQVAYPGGKRDPEDSSLAATALRETHEEIGLPPDQVNVIAPLSQVVSLHRILVTPYVGVVPEKHAYEPNPDEIESVFRVPIDFFLEDKRERTDALGFQNSTLYVPCYKWDRFQIWGLSAIVLVDFLNTVYDAEIDILEPPR
- a CDS encoding gamma carbonic anhydrase family protein, which translates into the protein MFYSLDERTPEYCGGEQFVADNATVIGSVKLMEKSSVWFNVVIRGDNELITIGPETNVQDGSVLHTDPGIPLTLGRGVTVGHKAMLHGCEVGDYSLIGINAVVLNGAKIGKHCLIGANTLIPEGMEIPDGSMVVGSPGKIRRELTDNQKKMLEIGALHYVHNAQRYQAKLKEVDLQR